The Glycine soja cultivar W05 chromosome 4, ASM419377v2, whole genome shotgun sequence genomic sequence TAAGTTTAAAagttacataaattaaaaaataaagaaataaaatgataataaatatatgatatgaaaataatatgtagtaccaatagtaaaaaaaatacaaaacctTTGTGGAATGAATAACATTGAATTGGGCAATCAAATCTTTATCATCTGAcattattttgattgttttattGGACTATTTTTTCTCAGTGTTGATATCAGCTTTGAAGAGAAATTCCTTTTCTAATACTCAATCAAGCTGTGGTGGATAAATCGTTGGCTCATTTgcctaacaataaaaaaatataatcatatcTGTCATTTGTAAAATCATGTTTATCATTAACATTATACattgagaaataaaattatatagttGATGCATAGCATGTAGCATTTCAGCTTCAGTCCCTCCAAAAATTTCCTTTGTTAGTTACtttgtgtatattatgttaGAGGGGACCAACTTAGGgcctaatataaatatttagatTGCTGTAAATATTTCCTTAAAAGGGAATCCTTTTGGAACATGGATTTTactttcaaattaatattttgtagtTCTTTAAGACATATTATCCTTGAGTTTTAATATTGAATAATACTTGATAAGTTTTGAATGTGAAAAATTCCTAAGTACTTTTATAAGACCTTCATAGTATTATGGCTGTATTAGTATAATGAACCTGTAATGAAGGTGAATTGTTACAATAGTGTTCTAAGCTAATAAGAGTTCAAGCACAAGTAAAcgaaatattacaaaaaaaaaaaaaaaacacgtgtTTGGTCGCACTCATGCCCTCTCACCCATCCATGATCTTCTCGCACAAGTGATTTTGACCTCTTTTGCCATCTTTAGTCATAAGGGGTGAGATCATGACCACATCCCTTATTGATTTAATGAGTTTTCATGTATATTTGCTatgcatataaaacaaaaattattttctatcgTATAGTCATACagaataaaaatttgttttcatcaaggatatttttgtaaaataaaagggGGCAAGGGACAAAAAGATTAAACAAGGAGCGTGGACATGTTGGGCTTTTCAATATGGACATTTCTCAACGAAGCATGCttccattttagttttttttttccttctcaacATAAATATACTTCCATTTTAGTAATTATGGGTGTAAAAAAggtaaataatgaaaatatattttcgtTGCATAATAGTTCaacaaattatgtttttgttgtttacCAAAGGTgcgaaaaaagttaaataatgaATAACAATGAAAACATGATTATGTTGTACAAGTTTATCACAAAATCGTGTTTTCATTGTATCATTTAATTTTCACCCCAATGTGTATAATGGAAACATAATTCTGTTATAAACTTATAcaatgaaatcatatttttatgagaagaataattttgaaataacttaaaaatttacCTGGTGAAAAGTTTAAATAGTTCTTCCGGTAGTGTCAATTGTAGCTCCCTTAGTAAAATCTGTTGGTCCAGACTTTTTTGGGTCCAAACGGCGCACTAAACTACAAACCCATAACTCATGGACCCATTCATCCGAACTACACAGTCTAAAAGCCCGCATCACCTATTATAGCCAGCTAGACTTTTCAAGTACCCTCATATATGTGTAAAGTGTTTGAAAGAAAGATTCCCTCACAACATCTCATACTACAAAAATCGTCCACAGTTTCAATAATtcagtaataaaaataattttccaagTCACAATAGGGATTTTGTCAaatctttattaatttatttatgattaaattgtTAAATTCATCATTTGacgataaattaatttatgaaatataaaaattataaatttaatttagtaaGTAAAATGTTTGACAATTCAGTAATAaaaatgtttgtttatttttcatgcAGGAAAGTGAGTGGTTATGCggggagaaaaggaaaaaagaaggggGAAGAGTGAAGAGTGATAGTGAGAGTGAGTGAGTGGCGAAACCCGCTCACAATTTTGGcatgaaattttgaaaagcacaCAGCACACAGCACACTTTCAAGTTTCACCCTTAAGCGCGCCCTCTCATCAAACtccaattttcattcatttcgCGATTCcctcctttctttctctctctattctaattctaattccAATCACAACCAGATTCTATTCCCTTCCTTCCAATTCTAGGGTTTCTCTCTCCGCTAGGGTTCCCAATTTCTCTCCCCCTTCCCACCAAAAACATGGCCACCGAAACCCTAGAAGACACCAAGCCTCCCCTCCAGGACGACGACCGTGCGAAATCGGAGATTCCCGAGAAAGACGCTTCCTCGGACGACGCCGCGGCAAAATCCCGGGACGCGAATGCCGGCGACAAAGACGGAGCATCTGACAATCAGGAAGTAGAAGAGAAAGACGCCGCTgaggagaagaaagaagagatcgacgaagacgaagaagaagaggaagacgaagtggaagagaaagagaagggtaAGGGTAAGAAGAGTAAGAAGGATCCAGTTACGCCGGCGCCGAGTGAGAGGCCCACGAGGGAGAGGAAAACGGTGGAGCGCTTCTCTGTGCCCTCGCCGGCTAAGTCTGCAAGGTCCTCCGCTAGTAAAGGTTTGATAATTGAAAAggtaaagtttaattttttattttattttactgctTATTTTTTTGGGTTTGTGAGGACCGAAGTAGTGAAGTGTTCGTGTTTTGATCTTTTGGATCTGTTTGGGTTTCAGGGACGTGGCACGCAGCTCAAGGATATCCCAAACGGTGCGTTTAGCTCCTCCTTTGATTACTTTGTTGTTTCCTCCTAGTTGTTGTAGCATGCCATCTTGAATGATGATAATGTGGGTGTTGAATTTTACTTGCTAAATTACTTATGGATCAAGTAATTGTGAATGTTGTTTGAGGCTTCCTGTGATCCTGTCTGGAGTTTCAGCAATTGTGTTTTTAAGCGATGTCATGAATTGCTTGTCGTTGATGGTGTTTTTAAGTGGCACTATGTCTTTCATGcttatgcattttttattttttttgcctttCATGATTTTGTTATGTTCACAATGATTAGGCTGGTTCCcgcttcaattattttattgtgcATAGCCATAGGGTTTTAGATTATTGCTTCCTCAATATGGTGTTTCTTAGATGTAGGGAGCTGTTGTTCTTGGTTTAAATTTGGGTAGACCTGACCTGAAAATATGAAGGTAATGTTTTCATGTGAGTGATATTTGGAGGCCTGTTTATGTGCATTACATAGATTGCTGAAGCGAGTCTTGATTGTAGCAGAGAGAAAACATGAGAACATTAGAGGTTTTAggtcttataagttataactgtTATCAGCTTCCTAGTTCCTTCTTGCTTTCGTTACATTGGTGTTTTCATTTGGTGGTCCTTTGTCCTGCAACTTACAGATTTTGAGTGTTTGAAGTGATTCATGGCAAAAATTTCTGCCGTTGGTAAATTCACTCCATTGGCGTCATGTTACTTAGGTGATTGAAACTCAATATCATGATTTTGATTTATCTTTTAGCACGCAATCTTGGTTTGGTATTGGATGccataaaatattatctttgCAGATTTTCAAATTGATTGTTCACCTGTCTTTATCCTTTTCTACATCAGTGTTACCCAATCAAGTTAATTTTGTATAAACTTTCAGTGGCTTTCAAGTTGTCAAAGAGAAAACCTGATGACAATCTGCATATGCTTCATACTTTACTgtttggaaagaaaacaaaggtGATGTTCCTTAGATTGTTTGTGCTGTTTTTGTCACTTAAGGGTGCATGCTCCCTTTAACACCATTGCTATTCCTGAATGGTTTGCAGGCACACaatttaaagagaaatataGGCCAGTTTTCTGGTTATGTGTGGACTGAAAATGAGGTACTATTGTGTTTATTACTGTAGTATGCCTGCTTCGATTCTAATGCCTGAACTATTAAGATGTAGAGGAATGTTAACAACACACTTTTCAAACACTCTTTCTAATACACTATTTACTATGTGGTGAAATTCATCTTAGACTTGTTAAGTAGGGAGTGGGACTTGTTTCAAGGGTTCCATATAAATTGTGTTGCTAGCATTTCTCTACAGATGAATCTTAATTGTAAATGTTAACTTTTCATAAAACGTGAGTGCCTTATGCTTTAATTAACCCACAGTTGAAAAATTCTTGGCAGGACAAACAGAGGGCCAAGGTAAAGGAAAGGATTGACAAATTTGTCAAAGAAAAGTTGTTGGACTTCTGTGATGTtcttaatattcaaataaacaaGACCAATATGAAGAAGGTAAGtttgttataatataatttcatttgagTATAGagttttaatactttttaaaattaaattattaaatgaagcaTGCTTTCAGGAGGAGCTGTCAGCAAAGTTGTTGGAATTTTTGGAGTCCCCTCATGCTACAACTGATATTCTACTTGCTGATAAAGAACAGGTTTATTCTTTATagataattttaatcaattgacACTTTTGAAAATTGTAAGATAAATTTGCATTGTTGTATGTCATTTCATTGTGGAACCacttcattgaaattgaaagcaTATCTCAGGTTGTCCATCTTTGTTAGTTTGAGATTGTTTTCTAATTAGAAACACATGAGAAAATCACTGGTGATTAAATGCTTCGTGGAGTTCAATCCTTATATTCTTATCCTTATATATAACATGTGAGGTTTGGGTGTAAACTTTAATTCAACAGATGGATTGATGAAAATAATCCCTTCCAATGAAGTTAATATGAATACATGTACGCCTTgtattagaattttatttttattttaatgtggcTAGTTTTTTGAAGTTTGCTTCTATCTTAACAGAAAGGTAAAAAGAGAACCAGAAAGTCAGTCCCTAGCAAATCTCCTGGGGAAGCATCTACAGAGACACCTGCCAAGGTATTTTGTCATGACTATATACTGACTTTATTCGGGCTTGCTGTTATCTGTTATGTGCTAACCTTTTTTAAGTTACATGTTTTTCAATTCTTAGAATTTTAAGAATGTGAGTTTAGGCCTAATTCAACCTCAAAAGTTAGCTCAAGGGTTGAGGGTTGcccctcacttatatattctaacttggttttatttttagccgatgtgggacttgggtttTTTCCAACACACCTCCTCACACCCAGCACTTCTTGGGCTTGGTGCGTGAACAACAGTGGTGGgtgacccttttttttttattattaatgttgAATATGGGACTTGGGTTTTTCCCAATACACCCCCTCACGTCCAGCACTTCTTGGACTTTTTGGTGTGTGAATAACAATGGTGGGTGACCCTTTGATTTAATCTTGAATATGCTttgataccatcttagaattttAAGAATGTGAGTTTAGGTCTAACTCAATCCTAAAAGTTAGCTCAAGGGGTGAGGGTTgtccctcacttatatattttaacttgGCTTTATTTTTAGCCAATGTGAGACTTGGGTTTTTCCCAACATCAATGATTTAATATCTTTCTAATTGTGATTGTCTGTCTAGAGTTTGACTTAATAGGGCTATAATTTGACGTTTTCACTGTTAGTTGTCTCATCCTGTCCCTATAATTGGCATTTGAATATATTCTTTGTGATTGTGGAGGCTATCATGGAATAGAAATGTCGTGTATGTCATCCTAAAGCAATAATTGTGCATATGTTGGTTGATGATGCCATTCAGCCTAAATGTTATATCCATTTTGCCATTGATCAATACTTGCCTTTTACCTAGGTTGCACTTTTTTGGCTGACActtgcaatatttttttttttgtaaaggttAACAATCAGAAAATTTCATTAATGCTCCATTAAATCTAATTGTTGattctattatttttcattttatttttcctagcAAATGCACAAaagtttatttttgatttttttgaagtAGTTTGAGATTTAAATTATGAACTTCCTGGGGTTGTTAAGGCATTATGCTTGTGGTTCAGTGACTTTAGTTCATTCTATTTGTTAGGGAGGTGGAGTTTTATCTAGTTTCAAACTGTAAGGTGAAGCTGTTGTTACCTGTTACAGTTAATAGATATTTTTCAAATAGGTTTTCTCCAGTTCCAGGTGCTTTGTGGTTGCTGTTAGTGTAGACTGCTAGAATTGGGAATGTAGTGACTCAAGTATTAATAATTGTCATTCGGTTCTTTTTGCTGAGTTGATCTCTTGGCCTAAATGCCAATTTTGAATTTAGATAAGCAATCCTTGGACCTTGATTACCTGTTAAGTTTCTGTATTCTGTCAACTGTGAATGAGAAGATGCATTCTCAGATTTTCATCTGGATATTATATTCTATCCTTGGATTGACTGCAATTAGAATCATCAACAACATATTTCGttattctattttatctttttattttccataGATGATTTGGGTTGCAAATTTGCTTGTTACTTAATGAGTGTAACAAATGATATGCCTCAAATatgttcttattatttttaataacgtTTATATATTTTGTCTTACTCTAGAAGCAAAAACAAACTTCCCAATCTGGGAAAAAGCAAAAACCGTCTTCTGATGATGAGGAGGACGATAAAGCTGAACTTTCAGATGCAAAAGATGTTTCTCAGGAAGATGAAGATGTTGCAGTACCGAACAATGaaagtgatgatgaaagaagtaaATCAGAGGAACAGAAAGAGAAATCAAAGTCTCACAAGCGTACTTCCAAAAAATCTGTTAAAGAGAATTCAGTTAGCAAAGCTGATAGAACCTCATCTGTCAAGAAGACCCCTGTTAAAGATGCCAAGagcattgaaaaaattaaaaaaaagacaactTCAAAAAAGAGTGTTGCTGAGCATGACAGTGCTTCTGCCTCCGTTAAGTCAAAGCAACCTGCATCCAAGAAACAGAAAACTGTTAGTGAAAAGCAGGACACGAAGGGGAAAACTGCAAGCAAAAAACAAACTGACAAATCTTCAAAGGCTTTGGTTAAGGATCAAGGTGAATTGACTACTTACTCTCCTCACATATCTCCTGTCTTTAGTGCCATATGCTATAGTTTGCTGGTTGctcaaaagttaatttttttgaacttcTGGTTAATTTTTCTTGAGTAATCCTGTTAAACCATCTGAGAAAATTTTCCctttaatattatgtttttacATTTAAACAAGTTATacaaacttttaatttataagatttgattttaatattaagTATGCTTGTGTTCTCTTCTATTTTAATTGCTTTCTGATGTCAATGGTAGGGAAAAGTAAAAGTAATAAGAAGGCCAAGGCAGAACCCACTAAGCAGGACATGCATGCTGTAGTTGTTGATATTCTGAAGGAAGTAGATTTCAATACTGTAAGTAATGCTTCTCTGGCAGTTCATGTATAGTTCAATTTTTTGAGTTTCAGGGTCTGCTTGctgtttttaaaaactattttgttatttaaaaaataacttgtttGATAAGATTAgtttttgataattgttttcaaaactaatATTTCTTAGTTTTTCAAACAAGAAAACTAAAATATCTCTAATGTTTCAGTTCTCTATTACTTGTTTTTTCTTGCACTTTCACATCTACTctcacttttgttttgtgaaaatcagtttttgaaaattatttataaaatggtttttaaaagtataaaagagAATGATTTTCTGTAATTCTGCTGGGATAATTCTCTAATTACAGTGATCAAATCGTGTCTTTAACAAAACTTGTTCTTgtttataatgtttttatttttatacttgatGCAGGCAACTTTATCCGATATCCTCAGGCAACTTGGTATGTCCTTTTTTCTTGAGAAAATTCTCTTTCTAAATATTTAGGGAATGATATCATGAACTCACTAGTTTGTAATGAAATTTGATAGGTACCCACTTTGGTCTGGATTTAATGCATAGAAAAGCAGAGGTGAAGGATATAATTACAGATGTAATTAATAACATGTCTgatgaggaagatgaagaagctgAGAATGATGGTGATGCAGATAaagatgatgatggtgatgatgatgatgcatgattttAGTTGGGCAAATAATATTTGACCTGTGCAGAAATTAGGGGCATGTGGGCATCTAATAGCTAGGTTTTATCTTCATTATTCTCCGGATAAGTTAAGGTAGATATTTGGTTTGAGTTGTGACCTTCATTATAGATGCTCTAAATTAGGTTTGTATTTTGTACCATATTAGATTTAACCCGTTCCCCTGTATTACTGATGTGACCTTTTATTTGTCATATTTAATAGTTTGTTTTTTTAGCCTGCTTGTAAACATTATTGCCTTCTAATTTAGATCAatgttctttcttttatttgttaaaactaGATTATAGATATTTGAAGTTGAGATGATTTTCTTGCTTATAAAAGCGTTTACCCTTTGTATTGCCATGATTCCCATTCTGATTTGAATTGGGGATTCATATCTAATGCTTTAGGGAACTGTttggtcatttttttttttcatttgctgTTCTCAAGGTTTAACTTGCAAATCTTACCAGTTACCAATCCTTTTTTCAGCGTTCCAActgtgtttttataaaattgagtaAATCTGTCCTTTGCCATATGCATATTGTTAGGATTCAAAGATGATATCGAGGAGTTTACCATACTCATATACCTTCAACTAATTAGATTAGATTCCTTTGGTTTTACAATATACGTATACATGTTCTAAGGAATAACTGAGAAATCTATTAGTCGTCTAAATTTACATGTCAAATTTCagtagtttttttctttataaaatgtttttttttaatttaaagcaaTTTTATGTTAACTTTTCTATGGTTGCCATTGAATTGGTTATAAATTCtaaaatgttattatatttatcatctatactaataataaaaggaacaCACCATAATTCACTAGGTAATTTTACCTTTAaactttaatgtttttcttattaCAATAATTGGcgtactattatttttttccaacttCACTCATTttattaaccttttttttattgtgaataCTTTATTTAacttctaaacttttttttcttctatttattgttttatttttatttaagaaatttagaGAGGCTCGAAGTTCTTCTCTTCCCATCGTTGTACTGAATTAAAATAGTGAAagagtttttaattaaataattatgtaatgacgtttatttcaaataattaaatttgattttattcattttctatattttctattacattttatatattatgtttttgtatgtcagtttctattatatatatgtctACCAATTGTTAAGCCCTAAACCAATCCTTGGGGTTATTGCACACATGAAATGTTTATCACCAAAAGTAGATGGTTTAACTTACAAGTTATTGCACACACTTTTCTTAATAAAAGTCTCAGGTTTAATTTTTGATTTGGTATAAAATCACAACTGAAATactgttttattataaaatgggTCAATTTGATAGAAAAAAGATTAATTGTATACCAAATAAGCAGTATCATATATACACATACTTCATCCTTGTCTATTTCTTGTTTTCGATGCGTTGTATTAGTCATAATCAAGCtggaaagcaaaacaaaaatattttgcgAACATGATAAAACATTCTAACAAAGAAAAGTCCGAGGTGAAAAAAGATGATAGAAAACtcctgataataataataataataactttaagcATTACGCAGAGCTtcgatttaaattttgttaataagAATAGTAGAGATCGAGGGACTAGTgatgacattaatataattttacaaggAATTCAAGTCTTCTAAATATAAATTGTAGTAgtattcattaattaaataaatgaatgattggaattataatatttgaattggtaaattttaaccatttgtaaaataaaattattatatttatacatataattaaacatatttttggatGGACAATGGGTGTACAAAATCTGTAtgtcccttttctttttcttattaaacatttcattaatatttattatttcttttcatttttatctttttaattacattatatcatcaaccacacattttttttctctttctctctctaagtGTAAGTTGACACCTAGATGTCCATAAAATACTTTTCATAAAGAAGAGAATGCAAGAGcgaaagaaaaatgatgagtaGTGTggatatttcaataaaaaggTAAGAGAGAAATTAGTAGAGAAAGATGTTTAAATTGGGTATAGTTACTGGATTGTCTGACCAACTATACTCCTCAAAGGATCAATCTTTGACTTGAAACACAATTTGATATCCTTTGTTTGTATAGAGTTGGCCATGGACACACGTTAAGACTGACCAACTATAATGATCGGGCACATCATGTTGCTTTGGGGGGTTTTAGTGTTCTTCCAATGAATCCAAGTATGTGTCCATGAAACTATTAGAAGGTGGTGATAAGACCAGTCAACAACACACCCATACTCGGTACACATATAGAGGCATGACCAATGCTAAAAAGACATGTGTAGGGGATTTTGGAGGGTGTTGTCCAATATAAATGGAGGTGAGCGGGATAACTTAAGTTTATGATTAGGTAGAGCTGGGGAGGGTGTTGATCTTCTTTCTCTCCAACCCAAACAATTACTTTGTAAAACAATtcgtattattattaaataagagacttttttttaataacattatATTTGAGTGTATAAGTTTGGATGCCAACTTGACTAACTAACTCCGTCATGTCTCCTTTATATGCTAGACTTTCTGGTGTACTCCTTCTATCCCATTTTATAAAATCTAGTCAACTAATTTATATcctttaagaaaattagttaatttaattaatatatattaaatttgttgatAATTTGTAATGTTTGTTCAAAATTAcccttagtttttttaataaattagtcaCCTCTCTCTTTCTACTCATTTGCTTCTTAACTAATTGCTACTCTTCTTCTCCAATCttaataagagagagaaaatttatttcattaattttcagcatttatgattttttggctaaaaaatttgtcaattaattaaGGGTGCTATTgagaaaaaataactaatgcaacaaacaattaaaaaatggtcttataaaaaaatatttttttaaaaaaagaatcttataaaaaagagGGAAGGATTAAATGATACTCCcttcatttcaaaataataattttttgcctttatttttttgttccaaAATTACAGTCTTTTTTAGCCTTTTTAagctatattttttaacaatacccctagatataattaaaatgataaattaatacttGCATTGAAGATACATCAAGCATAAAAACAAGTTGGTAGATAATGGAATGTATTTGTTATTGGTGGATAATAAGATAATTTATGAACAGTAGCTATGAAATAAGAgtattttttgtctaatttgtatttactaaatatttcttaatcaatCTGTTTTTTTTACTGCTCAATCAATCTGCTATaaccttaaaaaattattattttggaatGAAGAGAGTAATGTAAATTTGGTTTCTTACCTGTTATAGCTAAACTTGTGTGCATGCATTAAATTGCACGTTTGCACCTACAAACTACATGGAAATATCCAGATTAATTAATCTGTCCCTATCAAGCTGCTACATTTTGTTAATCAAACGAAATAATCTTCAAAACTTCTACAGTATCTCACTTCTTCCTATATAATTTCTCCAACCTCACATGTGCTATCAGATCCTCATTCATTTTTCTCGCCTCGATCAACTTCCCGTGCTAAACATTGTTCAGGTAATTAAAAAGTTGAGTGTATCATGTCATGCGCCATGTTCAATTTTTGCATATTATTCTTTGTCACCTACAGCAACAATATTCCATGGACTATTTCTTTTTAACATATTCAGTGATGATATACAGaaatctctatatattatataacatctattatttttttctatttcttttttcttatcacATTATATCACTATATATTATGCATGCCTACTTTTTTCTCTCGCCTTTCAGTTAAGTGTTAATTGTAGGAGAAATTACTAGATAATCTCGAATTGAATACatattacataatttattttttatatacaaatattaatttgttaattttcttaaaaatatctaTTAGGAAATTCGAACCCCAGCTCCTTTTCCCTTTCCTTTTCCCCTCATTATTTCTCAATCATTACACCAATCTTATATCTTCGAATACATGTCACACAGTAATTTGTCGGAAGTTGGAACAAACAGAGGATAATATGAGACTACTTAATAATTTCTGGTCGACTAGGGTTtggtattcattttttttttcttacatttttcatcagcttgaaagttgaaacgttgccaatttttttcatcatctcactctttatatatatatatatatatatatatatatatatatatatatatatatatatatatatatatatcatgattTTTCAAAATGTTCTTACGTGATGGCAATTGCAGACATGTCTAGCATTAAACTTAACGTAAAGCAGCAAGGAGAACCGACACGAGTTCTGCCAGCAGAGGAAACAGAAAAGGGACTCTACTTCCTCTCAAACCTAGACCAGAACATTGCTGTTCCGGTGCGCACGGTTTATTGCTTCAAATCAGGTTCTAGAGGAAACGAGGATGCTGCACAAGTTATCAAGGAATCCTTGTCAAAGATTCTTGTCCCTTACTACCCCATGGCCGGTACGTTGAGGATAAGCTCCGAAGAGAAGTTAATAGTGGATAACCCGGGGGAGGGTGCAGTGTTCGTTGAGGCTGAAGCAGATTTTGACATTGAAGAGATTGGGGACTTGACAAAGCCTGACCCTGATGCTCTTGGGAAACTGGTCTACTATGTTCCTGGTGCTCCAAGTATTCTTGAGATGCCTCTTATGACTGTTCAGGTTTGACTTTCTTTGCCACTAGAATAAATATCATCAAAGGACAAAAAGTTGAAAGGTATGTATgagtaaaaagaaagataagggaaaaatgatatcatataataattagaGTTTTATGTAAGTACAAAAAAATTAGGTGTAGTATTTTAAAGGCTCTAATATTGttgtctaataaaaaaatagaagttcaCCTGCatgataaaggataaaataaaagttctttttaagataatatttttcatttcaagtGACGAAACGAACCAAATATATTTCAGATAATATACCTAAGTCTGCCTTATGCatgtatgaaaaattataaatgttcaCCTTATTTCGAAgtgaattataagaaaaatgtttttgagataaaattgaattataagagagtaaaatatatgtttatagGCAATACATATATAGTAAAAGCATGTGTAAATCAAAGGAAATCAAATAATTCATT encodes the following:
- the LOC114409962 gene encoding protein DEK-like, with protein sequence MATETLEDTKPPLQDDDRAKSEIPEKDASSDDAAAKSRDANAGDKDGASDNQEVEEKDAAEEKKEEIDEDEEEEEDEVEEKEKGKGKKSKKDPVTPAPSERPTRERKTVERFSVPSPAKSARSSASKGLIIEKGRGTQLKDIPNVAFKLSKRKPDDNLHMLHTLLFGKKTKAHNLKRNIGQFSGYVWTENEDKQRAKVKERIDKFVKEKLLDFCDVLNIQINKTNMKKEELSAKLLEFLESPHATTDILLADKEQKGKKRTRKSVPSKSPGEASTETPAKKQKQTSQSGKKQKPSSDDEEDDKAELSDAKDVSQEDEDVAVPNNESDDERSKSEEQKEKSKSHKRTSKKSVKENSVSKADRTSSVKKTPVKDAKSIEKIKKKTTSKKSVAEHDSASASVKSKQPASKKQKTVSEKQDTKGKTASKKQTDKSSKALVKDQGKSKSNKKAKAEPTKQDMHAVVVDILKEVDFNTATLSDILRQLGTHFGLDLMHRKAEVKDIITDVINNMSDEEDEEAENDGDADKDDDGDDDDA